In the genome of Ctenopharyngodon idella isolate HZGC_01 chromosome 19, HZGC01, whole genome shotgun sequence, one region contains:
- the smad10a gene encoding mothers against decapentaplegic homolog 4 codes for MSVNPPNSNDACLSIVHSLMCHRQGGENEGFAKRAIESLVKKLKEKKDELDSLITAITTNGVHPSKCVTIQRTLDGRLQVAGRKGFPHVIYARLWRWPDLHKNELKHVKFCQYAFDLKYDNVCVNPYHYERVVSPGIVGLSLQNTGPTGRLIKEEYSHDCIQMDVPPGLPPQQDHQGAMKLPPPDHYGQPLPPLQLPSEPTRAPPPVTLYSNMPLSPTASGSMMPMQGGHGEGLLQIASPQGQVMTPTPPPSTPTHGPPQTPVPPQPPPNQNGYNSSKHSQTQGSFHTTWTGSSTASYTPVGPQQNGRGHQPPLHHPHFWSQHHSSASFPPPVSNHPGPEFWCSISYFEMDVQVGEMFKVLSSCPVVTIDGYVDPSGGDRFCLGQLSNVHRTDASERARLHIGKGVQLECRGEGDVWMRCMSDHAVFVQSYYLDREAGRAPGDAVHKIYPGAYIKVFDLRQCHRQMQQQAATAQAAAAAQAAAVAGNIPGPGSVGGIAPAVSLSAAAGIGVDDLRRLCILRLSFVKGWGPDYPRQSIKHTPCWVEVHLHRALQLLDEVLHTMPLADPGPAN; via the exons ATGTCCGTGAACCCTCCCAACAGTAATGACGCCTGCCTCAGTATCGTGCACAGTCTCATGTGCCACAGGCAAGGAGGCGAAAACGAAGGCTTTGCCAAGCGTGCCATCGAGAGCCTGGTCAAGAAACTGAAGGAGAAGAAGGACGAGCTGGACTCCCTCATCACCGCCATCACCACCAACGGAGTCCACCCCAGCAAGTGCGTGACCATCCAGAGGACGCTGGACGGACGCCTACAG GTTGCCGGTCGTAAAGGTTTTCCTCATGTAATCTACGCACGGTTGTGGCGCTGGCCTGACCTTCACAAGAATGAGCTCAAGCATGTGAAATTCTGCCAGTACGCATTTGACCTCAAATACGATAACGTCTGTGTCAACCCTTACCATTATGAGAGAGTGGTGTCACCAGGCATCG TTGGTCTCAGTCTTCAAAACACGG GTCCCACTGGTAGACTGATAAAGGAAGAGTACAGCCACGACTGCATTCAGATGGATGTTCCCCCAGGCCTTCCTCCCCAGCAGGACCACCAGGGGGCGATGAAACTCCCTCCTCCAGACCACTACGGCCAGCCACTGCCTCCTCTACAGCTGCCTTCAGAACCCACGCGTGCACCCCCACCGGTCACCCTTTACTCCAATATGCCCCTCTCCCCCACTG CTTCAGGCTCTATGATGCCAATGCAGGGAGGTCATGGTGAAGGCTTACTACAGATTGCATCTCCTCAGGGTCAAGTCATGACCCCTACACCTCCCCCCTCCACCCCCACACATGGACCCCCACAGACCCCTGTCCCACCCCAGCCTCCACCAAACCAGAATGGCTACAACAGCTCCAAACACTCCCAGACGCAAGGCTCCTTTCACA CAACCTGGACAGGCAGCAGCACAGCCTCCTACACTCCTGTAGGACCCCAGCAAAATGGGCGTGGCCACCAACCTCCTCTCCACCACCCACACTTCT GGTCTCAACATCACAGTTCAGCGTCTTTCCCTCCTCCAGTCTCCAACCATCCAG GTCCTGAGTTTTGGTGTTCCATCTCGTACTTTGAGATGGACGTGCAGGTGGGGGAGATGTTTAAAGTGCTGTCCAGCTGTCCGGTGGTGACGATTGACGGATATGTGGACCCCTCAGGAGGTGACCGTTTCTGCCTGGGTCAGCTTAGTAATGTGCACCGTACAGACGCCAGTGAGCGGGCCAG GTTGCACATAGGTAAAGGCGTGCAGCTGGAGTGTCGTGGAGAGGGTGACGTATGGATGCGCTGCATGAGCGATCACGCTGTCTTTGTGCAGAGTTACTACCTGGACAGAGAAGCAGGCCGAGCACCAGGAGATGCGGTGCACAAAATCTACCCAGGGGCCTACATAAAG GTCTTTGACCTCCGGCAGTGCCACAGGCAGATGCAGCAACAGGCGGCCACGGCGCAGGCAGCAGCTGCAGCGCAGGCCGCGGCGGTGGCAGGGAATATTCCAGGACCAGGAAGTGTTGGCGGAATTGCACCTGCAGTCA GCCTCTCAGCGGCAGCAGGGATTGGTGTGGATGACCTCCGGAGGCTGTGCATCCTGCGCCTGAGCTTCGTGAAGGGCTGGGGCCCTGATTACCCCCGGCAGAGCATCAAGCACACCCCCTGCTGGGTGGAGGTGCATTTGCACCGGGCACTGCAGCTGCTAGATGAGGTGCTGCACACTATGCCACTGGCAGACCCTGGACCAGCTAACTGA